TTTAAGATACTGAATAGAGAATGGTTTTTCAATAAAAACGTCCGCTCCCGAATGGAGTCCTTCGGCTTTTGAAACTTTATCTGTCTTTGCAGAGAGGAGTATTATCGGGATATGGCTATAATTGACATCTCCTTTGAGTTTTCGGGCCAAAGATATACCATCTGTTCCGTGCATCATTATGTCTAATATGATGAGGTCATAATTATCCTTTTCGAGAAGTTCCAAAGCCTGGGAGGCATCGTATGCTAAATCAGCACTGTAAGTTTCGTTTAGGGCGTTACTTATAAAAGAGGTCATATCCTTATTATCATCAACGACTAACAGATGGGGTTTGTCCTTTATCGAAGACTCTTCTGGTAGAGGCAATTTACGAAATGAAAAAGTGTTTTTTCCCGGATCACATATATATAAAGATGTCTCTTCCATTACCTTCTTATCAAACGGGTTGATCTTAGGATAAAAATTTAGAATAAACATAAATGTTGAAGGTCAGATGCAATAAAGAATCATAATATTTTAATGATCAATCGGTTTTTGAAATGTCAACGTTGCAGTATCCCGGATAATTGATAAAGTATCGGTTTTAAAATCAGTTTCTACCCCTACTTTAGGGTTCCTGAAAAATACGGTAAGGGACAGGATTATTACAGATACCGCGAGGAATCCGATTGAAATGTCTTTTATCGTTTTCATAGCTAAAAGATTTGTATTTTGTTTCGTAATGTTTTCTTTTATGTACTTCGAATGCTTGTTTTTGACAACTTTGCTTCTTTATAAGTGATGTGATCACTCATTATTTATATTAATGAATAACTCTTTAATTTGTTCAGAAGTACGTCTTAATAATATGCTGTTTTTTGCAAAAATACCCTCACAGCAGATTTTATAGAATACTCCGGAAATCAGGTATACTAAGCGAATAGAGATATTGTAGAAAGATGCTCCTTAAATATCAAGGTATTTTTGTGTTGTTGGGATAGCGTGATGATGAAACTTTAGTATCTAAAACACAAAATTTTAATACAGATAATAATGGAAGACTTATGCTTATCCTAACCGGAATATGATAAACTTCGGACTTCTGTTTTTCATGATAAGTGAGCATATAAGCCTCTTTTTTTGAGAAAAAATCAGTTATTTTTATCAATTTATCCATTAACTTTGACACTTTATTTTTTTAAATCTGATTATCTGCCTAATTATAAATCAAATAAATCATCAAAATTGTATGAAACTTTCGCATATCGAACACATTGGCATTGCTGTTAAAAGCATTGAAGAATCAAGGAAGTATTATGAAGATGTTTTGGGTTTGGAATGCTACAAAATAGAAGAAGTGGCTGACCAAAAAGTTAAAACGGCTTTTTTCAAGATTGGTCAAACAAAAATAGAGCTATTGGAATCGACAGATCCTGAAGGAACCATTGCTAAATTCATTGAGAAAAAAGGTCCTGGGATACATCATATTGCATATGCTGTTGAAAATGTGGACGAAGCGTTAGCTGAAGTAGAAGCTAAGGGAATTCAATTGATTGATAAACAAGGACGAAAAGGGGCCGAGAGTTTGAATATCGGGTTTCTTCATCCAAAATCAACTGAAGGAGTACTTACCGAACTATGTAGTAAATAACCATCGATGCTTTTGGTAAAGAGCTTGATCAAATTAAATGTTTTTTCAAGCTTGATGCCGGAAGTATTAAATTTTATAAAATCATGTCGCAACAAAGTAAAATTAAGGAACTGATCGAGCTCAGAGCCAAGGCCAAACTGGGCGGTGGCGAGAAACGCATCGAGTCTCAGCACAAGAAGGGCAAACTCACTGCCCGTGAACGTATCGA
This is a stretch of genomic DNA from Bacteroidales bacterium. It encodes these proteins:
- the mce gene encoding methylmalonyl-CoA epimerase gives rise to the protein MKLSHIEHIGIAVKSIEESRKYYEDVLGLECYKIEEVADQKVKTAFFKIGQTKIELLESTDPEGTIAKFIEKKGPGIHHIAYAVENVDEALAEVEAKGIQLIDKQGRKGAESLNIGFLHPKSTEGVLTELCSK
- a CDS encoding response regulator; this translates as MFILNFYPKINPFDKKVMEETSLYICDPGKNTFSFRKLPLPEESSIKDKPHLLVVDDNKDMTSFISNALNETYSADLAYDASQALELLEKDNYDLIILDIMMHGTDGISLARKLKGDVNYSHIPIILLSAKTDKVSKAEGLHSGADVFIEKPFSIQYLKAQIYSLFNNRKSMLEAFNRSPLMPYSTLAMNKSDESFLKIPNDEIKKNMPDEDFSVESLAGILSISRSNL